A single genomic interval of Dysidea avara chromosome 6, odDysAvar1.4, whole genome shotgun sequence harbors:
- the LOC136258870 gene encoding baculoviral IAP repeat-containing protein 7-B-like, whose translation MAKPPDLSQYEQLDSRMRTFTSKWKGSLDAHSMSEAGFVYSGQEDLAYCFNCNIKLDGWTKHMDPLLRHKEESPTCSFVRQQLQVIKGEKGKVELVVAPSKHQIMSSIVQSNSLPYFSHQPVHTIVTGFSELQLPNERREDDCSGSVIRTNYQSEVERMESFASWPLEHLVHAEQLAKVGFVYTGEGSLVQCFQCGVRYRNWLKGDIPLSVHQRYNPDCVFLQSLSCKSKKQSLEQGPRLKVKQKQGGSSKTYQLRTSNLPPLSGLSRESIKSKKKDGHSVFTTLDATSKIQQSVYDESLSAPATGIVIISTLDEDNLPTNTLPSGQSFHSQTLTKRSQFSTNCPPQEGWDGSASQGCIIPPDFSAPDSTDSPECCSTHPKVRYAVMSQARCAVDVIKPRWSHADLCRLNKDVENNNVDPVSGSHNVVDDLTTFGRCQVCMENKVDFMFQPCGHTACSFCTTLIRQEFTQRCPFCRRLILSIVHVYL comes from the exons ATGGCTAAACCACCTGACTTGAGTCAATATGAACAGTTAGACAGCAGGATGAGAACATTTACATCAAAATGGAAAGGATCACTGGATGCTCATTCAATGTCAGAGGCAGGGTTTGTATATTCTGGTCAGGAAGATCTTGCCTACTGCTTCAATTGTAACATCAAACTTGATGGGTGGACTAAACACATGGATCCATTACTGAGACACAAAGAGGAGAGTCCTACTTGTTCATTTGTCAGACAACAACTACAAGTAATAAAAGGAGAAAAGGGAAAAGTTGAATTAGTTGTTGCTCCTTCTAAACATCAGATAATGTCAAGTATTGTACAATCAAACTCTTTACCTTATTTCAGTCATCAACCTGTCCACACCATTGTGACTGGGTTCAGTGAACTACAATTACCTAATGAGAGGAGAGAAGATGATTGTTCAGGATCAGTTATACGTACAAATTACCAGTCTGAAGTAGAGAGGATGGAATCATTTGCAAGTTGGCCATTGGAGCATCTAGTCCATGCTGAACAGCTTGCTAAAGTAGGGTTTGTATACACCGGGGAGGGATCTCTAGTACAGTGTTTCCAGTGTGGAGTCAGATATCGTAACTGGTTAAAAGGAGATATACCTCTTAGTGTACATCAGAGATATAACCCTGACTGTGTGTTTCTCCAAAGCTTGTCATGCAAGAGTAAAAAGCAATCTTTAGAGCAAGGACCTCGTCTAAAAGTCAAGCAGAAGCAAGGTGGTTCCAGCAAGACTTACCAACTAAGGACATCCAACCTTCCTCCATTGTCTGGGCTATCTCGGGAGAGTATCAAATCAAAGAAGAAGGATGGTCACAGTGTTTTTACTACTTTGGATGCTACTAGTAAAATTCAACAGTCTGTG TATGATGAGTCACTGTCAGCACCAGCAACAGGTATCGTCATCATAAGCACTTTGGACGAGGACAACCTCCCTACTAAT ACATTACCAAGTGGACAGTCATTCCACTCACAAACACTGACTAAAAGAAGTCAGTTCAGTACTAACTGTCCACCACAAGAAGGCTGGGATGGAAGTGCTTCTCAGGGATGTATCATCCCTCCAGATTTTTCTGCTCCGGATTCTACAGATTCACCAGAATGTTGTTCTACTCACCCTAAAGTTCGCTATGCTGTCATGAGCCAGGCAAGATGTGCCGTTGATGTGATCAAACCGCGATGGTCACATGCTGATCTGTGTAGG CTAAATAAAGATGTAGAGAACAACAACGTTGATCCTGTGTCAGGGAGTCATAAT GTTGTAGATGACTTGACGACTTTTGGTCGATGTCAAGTTTGTATGGAAAATAAGGTGGACTTTATGTTCCAGCCATGTGGACATACTGCCTGTTCGTTTTGTACTACACTGATCAGACAGGAATTTACTCAACGATGTCCATTCTGCAGACGTCTGATATTAAGCATTGTTCATGTCTACTTGTAA